Within the Feifania hominis genome, the region CGGAAACCGATGCGGTCGAGATGCTCTTTAAACTGCGTATTCGAAGGATAGACGAAGTCCTCCGTGCCGCAGCACATGTAAAACTTCGGGTAGTCGATCTTCTTCTCGACGAGCTGCGACGCAAGCCAGCAGCTGTCGTCGATGGTGCCCTCGGTTTTTTCGCCCGGCTCAAACGCCATGGACCAGACGCTGTCATCACTTGTCGCCTTCTCCATCGACTTGCCGAAGCCGCCCGAGAGGCTTGCGACGTAGCCGTACATCTCAGGCTTGCTCATGCCGAGCTTAAACGCCCCCGCGCCGCCCATCGAAAGGCCTGCGATGAAAGTGTCCTCCCGCCGGGTCGAAACCGGGAACATCCACTTGATCATCTCGGGCAGTTCCTCTGTGAAATAGTCGTAGTACTGCGGGCCGCCGCGCGGCATGTTGCGGTAGCAGCTGTTCTCAGCATCCGGCATGACTACGCAGAGATTGTAATTCTGCGCGTAGCTCTCGATGCGCGAGAAGCGCATCCAGTCTCCGTCGTCACCGTAGGTTCCGTGCAGCAGATAGAGCACCGGACACTTGAGTTCGGGCGAATAGTAATCGAGCCCGTGGCCGCTCATCTTCGAGCGCTCAAACTGTGACGACATCGCCCCGTCCATGATCTCGCCCGCGAGAGGCGTCGGCAGAATGACCTGTATGTCGGTCTTTGTGCGAAGTGTCTTAGAAAATGTCTTGAGCTGTATGAATGCCATATTATCCTCCTTTAGCGGTGCTGCAAGGGCAACCACTCGAGCACACGCAGAATCTCCCCGTCCCAGAAATCCCAGTTGTGAACGCCCGGCTGCTCGTGGTAGTCATAGCGGAATCCGATGCGGTCGAGGTGCTCCTTGAGCTCTGTATTCTTCGGGTAGATGTAATCCTCCGTGCCGCAGGACATGTAAAATTTCGGGTAGTCGATCTTCTTTTCGACGAGCTGCGACGCGAGCCAGCAGTTGTCGTCGATGGTGCCCTCGGTCTGCTCATCCGGCGCAAAGGCCGGCGCCCAGACACAGTCGCCGTTGTCGACGTTCTCCTGCGCCTGCAGAAAGCCGCCCGAGAGACTTGCGACACAGCCGTACATCTCAGGCTTGCTCATGCCGAGCTTAAAGGCCCCCATACCGCCCATCGAGAGACCGGCGATAAAGGTGTCCTCCCGCCGGTCGGAGACGGGAAACATCCACTTGATCATCGTCGGCAGCTCGTCGGTGAAGTAGTCGTAGTACCGCGGGCCGCCGCGCGGCATGTTGCGGTAGCTGCTGTTTTCGGCGTCCGCCATGACCACGCAGAGGTTGTAATTCTGCGCGTAACTCTCGATGCGCGAGAAGCGCATCCAGTCCCCATCGTCGCCGTAGGTTCCGTGCAGCAGATAGAGCACCGGGCACTTGAGCCCGTCGGCGTAGTAGTCGAGACCGTTTCCGCTGTATTTGTTTCGCTCAAAGTTGGTCGCAAGAACCCCGCCCTTGGCTTCGCCTGCGAGGGGTGTGGGCAGGATGATTTGAATGTCGGTCTTTTTACGTAGCGCTTTGGAGAACGTCTTGATCTGCAGAAACGCCATGCCGCTCCTCCTTTTTAAAGCTGCCGAGATAGGCGCTGATCAGGCGGGGATCGTTGCTCAGCGCCTGCGACTCCCCGTGGAATTTGATCTGCCCCTGCTCTAAGATGTAGGCGTAGTCGGACACCTTGAGCGCGAGGCGCGCGTTCTGCTCAATGAGCAGAACCGAGATGCCGAGCTTGTTGATCTCCACGATCTTCTTGAAGAGCTCCTCCACAATCAGCGGCGCCAAGCCCATTGAGGGCTCGTCGAGCATCAGCAGCTTCGGCCGGCCCATCAGGCCCCGGCCGATGGCGAGCATCTGCTGCTCGCCGCCTGAGAGACTCCACGCCATCTGGTCGCGGCGCTCGCGCAGCTTCGGAAAGAGGGTGAAGACCTCCTCAATTTCTTTGTCGTACTTCTTGTTGCTGATAAAGCCGTGCCAGCTGATGGTTCCCACCTCAAGATTCTGGTAGACTGTCAGCCCCGGGAATGTGAGGCGCCCCTCCGGCACATGGATGATGCCTGCCTTGTTGACCTTGCCGGGGCCGGCTTTTGTGATGTCCTGGTCGTTCCAGAGGATTTCGCCGCTGTGGCGCACCATCCCGCTGATGGACTTGAGCAGCGTGGTCTTGCCCGCGCCGTTTGCGCCGATGATGCAGCACATCTTGCCGTCCGGCACCTCGAGGTCGACGCCCTTGAGCGCCTCTATTGCGCCGTAATAGGCGTGCAGATTCCTGATTTTAAGCATATCAATTCCTCCCCAGATAGGCCTCGATGACCGCGTCGTTTGAGGAGATCTCCTCCGGTGTTCCCGTGGCGATGATGCTCCCGAAATTGAGCACGACGATCCGGTGACACACGTTCATGATCATATCCATCTGGTGCTCGATGAGCACGATGCCGACGCCCTTTCGCGCCGCGTACTTGAGCAGCTCTACTGACTTTTCAAGTTCCTTTGCATTGAGACCGGCCGCCGGCTCGTCGACGAGCAGCACTTTCGGGTGGGACAGCAGAGCCCGCACGATTTCAAGGCGCTTCTGCTGGCCGTAGGGCAGCGAGTCCATGTCGCTGTCCCAATCGACGGAAAAGCCCGCGATTTCGAGCAGCTCGCCGATCTCCCTGTCGAAGTCGGAGCTCTGTCTGCCGAAGAATGAGCGCACAAAGCCCTTCTGGTCCGCAAGGTCCTTTCCGAGCTTCATGTTGTCGGCAACGGTGGAGCGCTTGAGAAAGCGCGGGGTCTGGAAAGTTCGCCCGAGTCCCTTGCGCGAGCGCTCAAAGCCGCGCAGCGCCGTGACGTCTTCACCCGCGAGAAAGACGCTTCCCTTATCGGCTCTGTACAGACCGCTGATGAGGTTGAGCGTCGTGGTCTTACCCGCGCCGTTCGGGCCGATGAGGCCTAAAATCTCACCGGCGTTCACCTCAAAGGAGATGTCCTGCGCCGCTTTCAGGCCGCCGAATGCGATGGAGAGATCCTCTACTTTAAGACAGCATGGCATGTTCGTCGGCCTCCTTTCGCTCTGTTTGTTCCGGCTGGGCGTGGCGTTTTTTCAGCCGGTGCCGGATTCGTGCTGAAATTGCCTTGATCAGACCCGCAAGCCCCATTGGCATGAAGATCATCAGGATAATGATCATGATGCCGTAGATCAGATTCAGGTACTGGTCGAAAGACCGCGCAATTTCAGGCAGGAAGTTGACCATCACCGTGCCGCAGAGTGCG harbors:
- a CDS encoding ABC transporter ATP-binding protein, which gives rise to MLKIRNLHAYYGAIEALKGVDLEVPDGKMCCIIGANGAGKTTLLKSISGMVRHSGEILWNDQDITKAGPGKVNKAGIIHVPEGRLTFPGLTVYQNLEVGTISWHGFISNKKYDKEIEEVFTLFPKLRERRDQMAWSLSGGEQQMLAIGRGLMGRPKLLMLDEPSMGLAPLIVEELFKKIVEINKLGISVLLIEQNARLALKVSDYAYILEQGQIKFHGESQALSNDPRLISAYLGSFKKEERHGVSADQDVLQSAT
- a CDS encoding alpha/beta hydrolase, translated to MAFLQIKTFSKALRKKTDIQIILPTPLAGEAKGGVLATNFERNKYSGNGLDYYADGLKCPVLYLLHGTYGDDGDWMRFSRIESYAQNYNLCVVMADAENSSYRNMPRGGPRYYDYFTDELPTMIKWMFPVSDRREDTFIAGLSMGGMGAFKLGMSKPEMYGCVASLSGGFLQAQENVDNGDCVWAPAFAPDEQTEGTIDDNCWLASQLVEKKIDYPKFYMSCGTEDYIYPKNTELKEHLDRIGFRYDYHEQPGVHNWDFWDGEILRVLEWLPLQHR
- a CDS encoding ABC transporter ATP-binding protein, coding for MPCCLKVEDLSIAFGGLKAAQDISFEVNAGEILGLIGPNGAGKTTTLNLISGLYRADKGSVFLAGEDVTALRGFERSRKGLGRTFQTPRFLKRSTVADNMKLGKDLADQKGFVRSFFGRQSSDFDREIGELLEIAGFSVDWDSDMDSLPYGQQKRLEIVRALLSHPKVLLVDEPAAGLNAKELEKSVELLKYAARKGVGIVLIEHQMDMIMNVCHRIVVLNFGSIIATGTPEEISSNDAVIEAYLGRN
- a CDS encoding alpha/beta hydrolase, which produces MAFIQLKTFSKTLRTKTDIQVILPTPLAGEIMDGAMSSQFERSKMSGHGLDYYSPELKCPVLYLLHGTYGDDGDWMRFSRIESYAQNYNLCVVMPDAENSCYRNMPRGGPQYYDYFTEELPEMIKWMFPVSTRREDTFIAGLSMGGAGAFKLGMSKPEMYGYVASLSGGFGKSMEKATSDDSVWSMAFEPGEKTEGTIDDSCWLASQLVEKKIDYPKFYMCCGTEDFVYPSNTQFKEHLDRIGFRYDYHEQPGVHNWDFWDDEIQRILEWLPLQHR